A single window of Polaribacter sp. SA4-10 DNA harbors:
- a CDS encoding LTA synthase family protein has product MLKKIPNYIKYIFTNVLFLFIFAVVFRVIFYLFFAELNTASSIEIRKAFLLGIRFDLKLAILTFFPMAILIIIANYNFFKRSIYKKVAAIYSVLAFLILTVFYLIDFGYYDYLNIRLDASSLRFLTNLKISGQVLVESYPVYKGLLSLIILGFILYFFAKYIYKQFDSSFEVLISKKLKAFYFISTFLILSFGVYNSFTHYPLRWSQAFFSKQNAVNQFALNPVIYFFDSFAYRSEGVNMKEFKNYYPVIAKQFGLSKENISFERKVVFDTTFTEKPNIVIVMMESVGVKPMSFYGNTINSTPKMDSIIKTSLNFSNFYVHKSGTAASVFSSITGLPDIENVRTASRNPMVIDQRIIFDQFKGYEKLYFLGGSANWANIRGIFQANINGLKIFEEGSYKTENRADVWGIDDYELFKEADKELVKLHHQEKPFVAYIQTASNHMPFTVPDEKEGYKPLPENEISAPLLASSGFKSIAQLNALRYLDFNINRFLKRAKKAGYYDNTIFAFFGDHNTAMKRTDKYAKEFDLNIELQHVPFFIHAPKFVKPKSISKNGKLIDLFPTVANLAKINHTNYTLGSNLMDSTITKPASFVYLKINGEPATGLIQDSLYYSKTNITKTAGLYNLKKKGLIDIKGKYPIITQKMDSLLSAYYHSTKYLYFNNKKLSE; this is encoded by the coding sequence ATGTTAAAAAAAATTCCCAATTATATAAAGTATATTTTTACTAATGTGTTATTCTTATTTATTTTTGCTGTTGTATTTAGAGTTATTTTTTATCTTTTTTTTGCAGAATTAAATACGGCTTCTTCAATTGAAATTAGAAAAGCTTTTTTATTGGGAATTAGATTTGATTTAAAATTAGCAATTCTTACTTTTTTTCCGATGGCAATTTTAATTATAATTGCTAATTATAATTTTTTTAAAAGAAGTATTTATAAAAAAGTAGCTGCCATATACTCCGTTTTGGCCTTTTTAATATTAACTGTATTCTATCTTATTGATTTTGGCTATTACGATTATTTAAACATTCGTTTAGATGCTTCTTCGCTACGTTTTCTAACTAATTTAAAGATTTCTGGTCAAGTTTTGGTTGAAAGTTACCCCGTTTACAAAGGTTTATTAAGCTTAATTATTCTTGGGTTCATACTCTATTTCTTTGCAAAGTACATCTATAAACAGTTTGATAGTTCTTTTGAAGTTTTGATTTCTAAAAAACTAAAAGCATTCTATTTTATTAGTACTTTTTTAATCTTATCCTTTGGAGTTTATAATAGTTTTACACATTATCCTTTGCGTTGGAGTCAAGCTTTTTTTTCTAAACAAAACGCTGTAAATCAGTTTGCTTTAAATCCGGTTATTTATTTCTTTGATAGTTTTGCTTATAGAAGTGAAGGTGTAAATATGAAAGAATTTAAAAATTATTATCCGGTAATTGCGAAACAATTTGGTTTATCAAAAGAGAATATCTCATTTGAAAGAAAGGTAGTTTTTGATACTACTTTTACAGAAAAGCCTAACATTGTAATTGTAATGATGGAATCTGTTGGTGTAAAACCAATGAGTTTTTATGGAAACACAATAAATAGTACTCCAAAAATGGATTCAATTATTAAAACCAGTCTTAATTTTTCTAACTTTTATGTTCATAAATCTGGAACAGCAGCAAGTGTTTTTTCTAGTATTACAGGATTACCAGATATTGAAAATGTAAGAACTGCATCTAGAAATCCTATGGTAATTGATCAACGAATTATTTTTGATCAATTTAAAGGTTATGAGAAGTTATATTTTTTAGGAGGGAGTGCAAACTGGGCAAATATTAGAGGAATTTTTCAAGCTAATATTAATGGATTAAAAATATTTGAAGAAGGAAGTTATAAAACAGAAAATAGAGCTGATGTTTGGGGAATTGATGATTATGAACTTTTTAAAGAAGCAGATAAAGAATTAGTAAAATTACACCATCAAGAAAAACCTTTTGTTGCTTATATACAAACAGCATCTAATCATATGCCTTTTACGGTTCCGGATGAAAAAGAAGGGTATAAACCGCTTCCTGAAAATGAAATTTCTGCCCCACTTTTGGCATCTTCTGGTTTTAAATCTATTGCACAATTAAACGCCTTACGTTATTTAGATTTTAATATTAATCGGTTTTTAAAAAGAGCTAAAAAAGCGGGGTATTATGATAATACAATTTTCGCCTTTTTTGGCGATCATAATACGGCTATGAAAAGAACAGATAAATACGCTAAAGAATTTGATTTAAACATTGAATTACAACACGTTCCGTTTTTTATTCATGCACCAAAATTTGTAAAACCAAAATCAATTTCTAAAAATGGAAAATTGATTGATTTATTTCCTACTGTAGCCAATTTGGCTAAAATTAATCATACAAATTATACGTTAGGAAGTAATTTAATGGATTCAACGATTACAAAACCTGCTTCTTTTGTTTACTTAAAAATTAACGGAGAGCCAGCAACTGGTCTAATTCAAGATAGTTTATATTATTCTAAAACTAACATTACAAAAACTGCTGGTTTGTATAATTTAAAGAAAAAAGGGTTAATAGACATTAAAGGTAAATACCCTATTATAACTCAGAAAATGGATAGTTTATTATCTGCTTACTATCACTCTACAAAGTACTTATACTTTAACAATAAAAAATTAAGTGAATAA
- a CDS encoding phosphatase PAP2 family protein, which produces MIENILNKDKELLIFLNNLGTEQWDPFWLAITNQFHWSPLFILIFYLVIKSFGWKRGGFMIVSMILLVAFSDQFTNLIKNSVQRLRPNNDPEIKPFLRHLINPQSYSFTSGHATTSTFFSVFVILLFKQKYKLIYLILLFPLIFAYSRLYLGVHYPIDITVGIIIGVTFANGYYYLFKKVDKILFT; this is translated from the coding sequence ATGATTGAAAATATCCTAAATAAAGACAAAGAATTACTCATTTTTTTAAACAATTTAGGAACAGAACAATGGGATCCATTTTGGTTAGCAATTACGAACCAATTTCATTGGAGCCCATTGTTTATTTTAATTTTCTATTTGGTCATAAAGTCTTTTGGATGGAAAAGAGGTGGTTTTATGATTGTTTCTATGATATTGTTGGTTGCTTTTTCAGATCAATTTACAAACCTTATTAAGAATTCTGTACAGCGATTAAGGCCAAATAATGATCCAGAAATAAAACCCTTTTTAAGACATTTAATAAACCCACAGAGCTATAGTTTTACATCTGGACATGCAACTACATCTACCTTCTTTTCTGTTTTTGTAATTCTATTATTTAAACAAAAATACAAGCTTATTTACTTAATTTTATTATTCCCACTAATTTTTGCTTATAGTAGATTGTATTTGGGAGTACATTATCCAATAGATATTACAGTAGGAATTATTATAGGAGTTACTTTTGCAAACGGCTACTATTATCTATTTAAAAAAGTGGATAAAATATTATTCACTTAA
- a CDS encoding peptidylprolyl isomerase, which yields MKQIKYILALTVLFSACKSAKYDDLNDGLYAEIQTSKGNILLELYAENTPLTVSNFVSLAEGNNPKLPDSIKGKSYYDGIRFHRVVNNFIIQGGDPTETGRGTPGYRFGDEFPRDTVGELLYKHNDAGILSMANPGPNSNGSQFFITHKPIPHLDGKHAVFGKTIVNSAVLKGLKSTIKDSLKLVKSIDSIRMAVVNSIVKNDTILTIKIIRVGSKAENFKADKVFEEEFVKFNESEKERNAGVLEAEKTRYTKYLEDKKEFLSEMGEAKATKTASGLRILKLKSTSGKKTNAYTPLTANYILHIANGEKIQSTYDTGGKPFTFQLDDAKRPMIAGFKEGVLKMREGEKARLFIPYYIAYGENKFGPFPPKADIVFEVEILKVGK from the coding sequence ATGAAACAAATTAAATATATACTTGCATTAACCGTTTTGTTTTCAGCATGTAAGTCTGCAAAATATGACGATTTAAATGATGGTCTTTACGCAGAAATACAAACAAGTAAAGGAAATATTTTATTAGAGTTATATGCAGAAAATACACCTTTAACTGTTAGTAATTTTGTTTCTTTAGCGGAAGGAAATAATCCTAAGTTACCAGATTCTATAAAAGGAAAATCATATTATGACGGTATTCGTTTTCATAGAGTCGTTAATAATTTTATTATCCAAGGAGGAGATCCTACAGAAACAGGAAGAGGAACGCCAGGTTATAGATTTGGAGATGAATTTCCTAGAGATACTGTAGGAGAATTATTATACAAACATAATGATGCTGGTATTTTGTCTATGGCTAATCCAGGACCAAATTCTAATGGAAGTCAGTTTTTTATAACTCATAAACCAATACCTCACTTAGATGGTAAACATGCTGTTTTTGGAAAAACAATTGTAAATTCTGCTGTTTTAAAAGGGTTAAAAAGTACAATTAAAGATTCCTTAAAGTTAGTTAAGTCTATTGATTCTATAAGAATGGCTGTTGTAAATAGCATTGTAAAAAATGATACAATACTCACTATTAAAATTATTAGAGTAGGCTCAAAAGCTGAAAATTTTAAAGCAGATAAAGTTTTTGAAGAAGAGTTTGTTAAATTTAATGAGTCTGAAAAAGAAAGAAACGCTGGTGTTCTTGAAGCTGAAAAAACTAGATATACTAAGTATTTAGAAGATAAAAAGGAATTTTTATCTGAAATGGGTGAAGCAAAAGCTACTAAAACAGCATCTGGTTTAAGAATTTTAAAATTAAAAAGTACTTCTGGTAAAAAAACGAATGCATATACACCACTTACTGCAAATTATATTTTGCATATAGCAAATGGTGAAAAAATTCAATCTACTTATGACACCGGAGGAAAACCATTTACTTTTCAGTTAGACGATGCGAAAAGACCTATGATTGCAGGTTTTAAAGAAGGTGTTTTAAAAATGAGAGAAGGAGAGAAAGCTAGATTATTTATTCCGTATTATATTGCATATGGAGAAAATAAGTTTGGACCTTTCCCACCAAAAGCTGATATTGTTTTTGAGGTAGAAATATTAAAAGTTGGTAAATAA
- a CDS encoding FKBP-type peptidyl-prolyl cis-trans isomerase, with protein sequence MRIIKSLVAITIVASIFSCANQKADVKSLESEIDSVSYAIGLTMSDQLKNGFEDVNKDVLTQAIRNGLDSTNLLLESKEIQNVIKNYFTKKAALQKKEDLLKSEVYKKEGVAFLEANKTKEGVVTTESGLQYIILKEGKGKKPVATSNIKIHYHGMLTDGTVFDSSVDRKKPYDSTANQFIKGFNEGLLLMKEGAKYRFFIPQELAYGPSPRPGVIKPYMALIFEVELLEIKK encoded by the coding sequence ATGAGAATTATTAAAAGTTTAGTAGCCATAACAATTGTAGCATCAATTTTTTCATGTGCAAATCAAAAAGCAGATGTTAAATCTTTAGAATCAGAAATAGATTCTGTTAGTTATGCAATTGGTTTAACAATGTCAGATCAATTAAAAAATGGGTTTGAAGATGTTAACAAAGATGTTTTAACACAAGCTATTAGAAATGGTTTAGATTCAACTAATTTATTACTAGAATCTAAAGAGATACAAAATGTTATAAAAAATTATTTTACAAAGAAAGCAGCATTACAAAAGAAAGAAGATTTACTGAAATCTGAGGTTTATAAAAAAGAAGGAGTTGCTTTTTTAGAAGCTAATAAAACAAAAGAAGGTGTTGTAACTACAGAAAGTGGTTTACAATATATTATCTTAAAAGAAGGAAAAGGAAAGAAACCAGTAGCAACCAGTAATATAAAAATTCATTACCACGGTATGTTAACTGATGGGACTGTTTTTGATAGTTCTGTAGATAGAAAAAAACCTTATGATTCAACAGCAAATCAATTTATAAAAGGGTTTAATGAAGGTTTACTTTTAATGAAAGAAGGAGCAAAATACAGATTTTTTATTCCTCAAGAATTAGCGTATGGACCATCACCAAGACCTGGAGTAATTAAACCTTATATGGCTTTAATTTTTGAAGTAGAGTTGTTAGAAATTAAAAAATAA
- the gldI gene encoding gliding motility-associated peptidyl-prolyl isomerase GldI gives MKVKILFFLTILCFGCSKVTPRKPINPKPSTTLLTETIEESKVLNKMEDEKILQLIKRDSTKAYTVSSNGFWYTYITKIEEELKTPKAGDEVSFTYNITDLNDAIIYSKEELGVKIYKVDKEDFISAIQKGIKLMKVGEIITFVIPSYSAFGISGDGNKIGINQSIKSTVTLISIK, from the coding sequence ATGAAAGTTAAAATACTATTTTTTCTTACTATTTTGTGTTTTGGTTGTTCTAAAGTAACACCTAGAAAACCAATAAACCCAAAACCATCAACTACGCTGTTAACTGAAACAATAGAAGAATCTAAAGTGTTAAATAAAATGGAGGACGAAAAAATTCTTCAATTAATAAAAAGAGATTCAACTAAAGCTTATACCGTTTCTTCAAATGGATTTTGGTATACATATATTACTAAAATAGAAGAGGAATTAAAAACTCCTAAAGCAGGAGATGAAGTAAGTTTCACCTATAATATTACAGATTTAAATGATGCTATAATTTATAGTAAAGAAGAGTTAGGTGTTAAAATTTATAAAGTAGACAAAGAAGATTTTATTTCTGCAATTCAGAAAGGAATAAAGTTGATGAAAGTGGGAGAAATTATTACATTTGTCATTCCTTCTTATTCTGCTTTTGGTATTTCTGGAGATGGAAATAAAATAGGAATAAATCAATCAATAAAAAGTACAGTAACATTAATAAGTATAAAATAA
- a CDS encoding bifunctional oligoribonuclease/PAP phosphatase NrnA, producing the protein MILKELDSLKTFLEKPRNIVVIGHRNPDGDAMGSTLALYHYFNKKGHNTTVVVPNEYPDFLHWLPGSDTTCRFDWQNTQSKKAIDTSDIIFLLDFNALHRVGHDMQKTLEKYPNDFAMIDHHQQPDDVKYMYSDVTICSTCQMVYQFIEMNNDLDLIDKDIATCLYTGIMTDTGSFRFRSTTSKTHRIIGDLIDKGAENDRIHNNVYDSNSYGRLLLLGQALSNLQILPEYKTAFITLTDEEKKKFDFQKGDTEGVVNYALSLKGIIFAAIFIEDNDQNSIKISFRSKGKFSVNQFARNHFEGGGHDNAAGGKFDGSIEEIVTKFKALLPEYKIELELSYES; encoded by the coding sequence ATGATTTTAAAGGAATTAGACAGTTTAAAAACATTTCTAGAAAAACCAAGAAATATTGTTGTCATAGGACATAGAAATCCAGATGGAGATGCTATGGGTTCTACTTTAGCATTGTACCATTATTTTAATAAGAAAGGGCACAATACAACGGTTGTAGTTCCTAATGAATACCCAGATTTTTTACACTGGTTGCCAGGTTCTGATACTACATGTCGTTTTGATTGGCAAAACACACAATCTAAAAAAGCGATTGATACTTCTGATATTATTTTTCTGTTAGATTTTAATGCATTGCACAGAGTTGGTCATGATATGCAAAAGACATTAGAGAAGTACCCAAATGATTTTGCAATGATAGATCATCATCAACAACCAGATGATGTAAAATATATGTATTCTGATGTTACTATTTGTTCTACGTGTCAAATGGTATATCAATTTATTGAAATGAATAACGATTTAGATTTAATTGATAAAGACATTGCTACTTGTTTGTATACAGGAATTATGACTGATACAGGTTCTTTTCGCTTTCGTTCTACAACTAGTAAAACACATAGAATTATTGGTGATTTAATTGATAAAGGAGCAGAAAATGATAGAATTCATAATAACGTTTATGATTCTAATTCTTATGGAAGGCTTTTGTTGTTGGGACAAGCATTAAGTAACTTACAAATTTTACCAGAATACAAAACGGCTTTTATCACTTTAACAGATGAAGAAAAAAAGAAGTTTGATTTTCAAAAAGGAGATACAGAAGGTGTTGTAAATTATGCACTTTCTTTAAAAGGAATTATTTTTGCAGCTATTTTTATTGAAGATAACGATCAGAATAGTATAAAAATATCTTTTAGATCAAAAGGAAAATTTTCTGTAAATCAATTTGCAAGAAATCATTTTGAAGGTGGTGGACATGATAATGCAGCTGGAGGGAAATTTGATGGCTCAATAGAAGAAATAGTAACAAAGTTTAAAGCTTTATTACCTGAATATAAAATAGAATTAGAATTGTCTTATGAAAGTTAA
- a CDS encoding nucleoside-diphosphate kinase: MATNRTFTMLKPDAVENGHTGAILEKMNAAGFRIVALKKTQMTKTDAEAFYAVHNERPFFGELVEFMTRGPVVAAILEKENAVEDFRTLIGATNPADAAEGTIRKLYATSMGENAVHGSDSDENAEIEGNFHFSGRDKF; this comes from the coding sequence ATGGCAACAAATAGAACATTTACAATGCTTAAACCAGATGCTGTAGAAAACGGACATACTGGCGCAATATTAGAAAAAATGAATGCTGCAGGATTTAGAATTGTAGCTTTAAAGAAAACTCAAATGACAAAAACTGATGCTGAAGCTTTTTATGCAGTGCATAATGAGCGTCCGTTTTTTGGAGAATTAGTTGAGTTCATGACAAGAGGACCCGTTGTAGCTGCAATCTTAGAGAAAGAAAATGCAGTAGAAGATTTTAGAACTTTAATTGGTGCTACAAACCCTGCTGATGCTGCTGAAGGAACTATTAGAAAATTATATGCAACTTCTATGGGAGAAAATGCTGTTCATGGTTCTGATTCTGACGAAAATGCAGAAATTGAAGGTAACTTCCATTTTTCTGGTAGAGATAAATTCTAA
- a CDS encoding DUF721 domain-containing protein, with protein sequence MAKRENDSFSVKDLMQSFIKENNLTKGMQKLKIEETWTQMMGPGVATHTSSVKLQNKTLIISLTSSVLREELSYGKEKIIKMMNEEIGDNVISKLILV encoded by the coding sequence ATGGCAAAAAGAGAAAACGATTCCTTTTCAGTAAAAGATTTAATGCAAAGTTTTATCAAAGAAAATAATTTGACGAAAGGAATGCAGAAATTAAAAATTGAAGAAACTTGGACTCAAATGATGGGGCCAGGAGTTGCAACGCATACAAGTTCTGTTAAACTACAAAATAAAACGTTAATAATTAGCCTTACATCGTCTGTTTTACGTGAAGAATTAAGTTACGGAAAAGAAAAAATCATTAAAATGATGAATGAAGAAATTGGAGATAACGTAATTTCTAAATTGATTTTGGTGTAA
- a CDS encoding DNA replication/repair protein RecF: MYLQKISLVNFKNIASQSFDFQQKINCFVGDNGVGKTNVLDAIYYLSFAKSYFNSVAGQNIKHGEGFFMVEGDYLLSDRSEKIVCSLKRGQKKVLKRNGKSYEKFSEHIGQLPLVIISPADRDLVTEGSDTRRKFIDGVISQQDKRYLQDLISYNKVLSQRNALLKYFAANRTFDALNLSVYDDQLSEYGTRIYEVRKAFLEKFIPIFNEKYQIISNDKESVNLVYKSQLNDFSIKELLQKSLEKDKIIQYTTSGIHKDDLSFEIGEYPIKKFGSQGQQKSYLIALKFAQFEFIKQQSSVVPILLLDDIFDKLDEGRVSQIIDLVNNDEFGQIFITDTHHDRTENILKQSNKPYQIFKL, from the coding sequence ATGTATTTACAGAAGATATCTTTAGTTAATTTTAAGAATATAGCATCGCAATCTTTTGATTTTCAGCAGAAAATTAATTGTTTTGTTGGAGATAATGGTGTTGGTAAAACCAATGTTTTAGACGCTATTTATTACTTGTCTTTTGCAAAAAGTTACTTTAATTCGGTTGCTGGACAAAATATTAAGCATGGAGAAGGTTTTTTTATGGTGGAAGGAGATTACCTTTTAAGCGATAGAAGCGAGAAAATTGTTTGTAGTTTAAAACGGGGTCAGAAAAAAGTATTAAAAAGAAATGGGAAGAGTTATGAGAAATTTTCTGAACATATTGGTCAACTACCTTTAGTTATTATTTCTCCTGCAGATAGAGATTTGGTAACAGAAGGAAGTGATACGAGAAGAAAATTTATAGATGGTGTAATTTCTCAACAAGATAAAAGGTATTTACAAGATTTAATTTCGTATAATAAGGTGTTAAGTCAAAGAAATGCGTTGTTAAAATATTTTGCTGCAAATAGAACTTTTGACGCCTTAAACTTAAGTGTTTATGATGATCAGTTAAGCGAATATGGTACGCGTATTTACGAAGTTAGGAAAGCTTTTTTAGAGAAGTTTATTCCTATTTTTAATGAAAAATATCAAATTATTTCTAATGATAAGGAAAGTGTTAATTTAGTATATAAGAGTCAGTTAAATGATTTTTCTATAAAAGAATTGTTGCAAAAATCATTAGAAAAAGATAAGATTATTCAATATACAACGTCAGGAATTCATAAAGATGATTTAAGTTTTGAAATTGGTGAGTATCCAATTAAGAAATTTGGCTCTCAAGGGCAGCAGAAATCATATTTAATTGCATTGAAATTTGCTCAGTTTGAGTTTATTAAACAACAATCTAGTGTAGTTCCTATTTTATTGTTAGATGATATTTTTGATAAATTAGATGAAGGTAGAGTGTCTCAAATTATAGATTTGGTAAATAATGATGAATTTGGACAAATATTTATAACAGATACACATCATGATAGAACAGAGAATATTTTAAAACAGAGTAACAAACCATACCAGATTTTTAAATTATAA
- a CDS encoding tetratricopeptide repeat protein: MATYKKKYKPEGKKEENQIDESEFETAGVLNTLEETASRSEQWIEKNSKPLFYSLITVVVIFLAYLGYNKYVVEPNELAASNELAFPRNYFDEAATAGSGIDSLLTLSLEGADGNYGFLDIADSYSGTDAGNLANYYAGISYLQMKQYDKAIEYLSKFDSDDELLGPTALGAIGDAFSDIDQQEDALNYYEKAANKKSNEFTTPLFLYKAGQTAMHLKEFDKAEKLFTQIKENYSKSDQGKDIEKFIAAAKYAN, encoded by the coding sequence ATGGCTACATACAAGAAAAAATATAAACCAGAAGGTAAAAAAGAAGAAAATCAAATTGATGAATCAGAATTTGAAACTGCTGGAGTATTAAACACTTTAGAAGAAACTGCTTCTAGATCTGAACAATGGATAGAGAAAAATAGCAAACCGTTATTTTATTCTCTAATAACTGTTGTTGTTATCTTTTTAGCCTATTTAGGATATAATAAATATGTAGTTGAGCCAAATGAATTAGCTGCTTCTAATGAATTAGCTTTTCCAAGAAATTATTTTGATGAAGCTGCAACTGCTGGTTCTGGTATCGATTCTTTACTTACTTTAAGTTTAGAAGGTGCAGATGGTAATTATGGTTTTTTAGATATTGCAGATTCTTATAGTGGAACTGATGCTGGTAATTTAGCAAACTATTATGCTGGTATTTCATATTTACAAATGAAGCAATATGATAAAGCAATTGAATATTTAAGTAAATTTGATTCTGATGATGAACTATTAGGCCCAACTGCATTAGGTGCAATTGGAGATGCTTTTTCAGATATCGATCAACAGGAAGATGCTTTAAATTATTACGAAAAAGCAGCAAATAAAAAATCAAATGAGTTTACTACTCCTTTATTTTTATACAAAGCGGGTCAAACGGCAATGCATTTAAAAGAATTTGATAAAGCTGAAAAATTATTTACTCAAATTAAAGAGAACTATTCTAAATCTGACCAAGGTAAAGATATAGAGAAGTTTATTGCAGCAGCAAAATACGCTAACTAG
- the ribH gene encoding 6,7-dimethyl-8-ribityllumazine synthase, whose product MATTNLSYYDTATIPNAKSFRFGIVVSEWNPEITKNLQKGAIEALIDCGAKKENIISWDVPGSFELVFGCKKMIESQQVDAIIAIGNVIQGETKHFDFVCEGVTQGIVDLNIKYNVPVIFCVLTDNTKQQSLDRSGGKLGNKGIECAVAAVKMAAIKNIDNKSESIGF is encoded by the coding sequence ATGGCAACAACTAATTTGTCTTATTACGATACAGCTACAATCCCAAATGCGAAATCTTTTCGATTTGGGATTGTTGTTTCTGAATGGAATCCAGAAATTACAAAAAACTTACAAAAAGGTGCAATTGAAGCTTTAATTGATTGTGGTGCAAAAAAAGAGAACATTATTTCTTGGGATGTTCCAGGGAGTTTTGAACTTGTCTTTGGTTGCAAAAAAATGATTGAATCTCAACAAGTTGATGCAATAATTGCCATAGGAAACGTAATTCAAGGAGAAACAAAACATTTCGACTTTGTTTGCGAAGGAGTAACACAAGGAATTGTAGATTTAAATATTAAATACAATGTTCCTGTTATTTTTTGTGTCCTTACAGACAATACAAAACAACAATCTTTAGATAGATCTGGTGGTAAACTGGGTAATAAAGGGATTGAATGTGCTGTTGCTGCTGTAAAAATGGCTGCTATAAAAAATATAGACAACAAAAGTGAAAGTATTGGTTTTTAA
- a CDS encoding riboflavin synthase subunit beta, with the protein MGFLKRTHNKFDYQPRYYKGEGSPYKIEHKLDQFRKTAGKNKGIKGKFGDAIDDLKNSDKSVNKTLLIIIAVLVFIFLYIIDFDLSIFKRN; encoded by the coding sequence ATGGGATTTTTAAAACGCACACATAACAAATTTGACTACCAACCTCGTTATTATAAAGGAGAAGGAAGTCCTTATAAAATAGAGCATAAACTAGATCAGTTTAGAAAAACTGCTGGTAAAAACAAAGGTATTAAAGGGAAATTCGGTGATGCTATTGATGATTTAAAAAACTCAGATAAAAGCGTTAATAAAACACTCTTAATCATCATTGCAGTCTTAGTCTTCATCTTTTTGTACATCATAGATTTCGATTTATCTATATTTAAAAGGAATTAA